A window of the Desulfurellaceae bacterium genome harbors these coding sequences:
- a CDS encoding CoA transferase — MKTWGLDYAALRQVKPDIIMLSTCLMGQTGPLAKFAGFGNLAAAISGFFDPTGWPDRAPAGPFGAYTDYIAPWYNAAAILTALEYKRRTGQGQHIDLSQAEASLHFMAPALLDYTANGTVQSRAGNDDRNYAPHGVYPAAGNDAWIAIATQTEAQWQALCRVIERPEWASDERFATVEGRRAHGDEIDAAIAAWTSRHDAFGAESRLQQDKVPASAVRTMHQLYQDPQLLQREHFVDLEHPQHGTTTVEGSRFKLSRTPAQIGGAAATLGRENQYVLEKILGYSQEKITELVSAEVLE, encoded by the coding sequence ATGAAAACCTGGGGGCTTGACTATGCGGCCCTACGCCAGGTCAAGCCGGATATCATCATGCTCAGCACCTGCCTGATGGGCCAGACCGGCCCGCTGGCCAAATTCGCCGGCTTCGGCAATCTGGCGGCCGCCATCTCCGGCTTTTTTGATCCGACGGGTTGGCCCGACCGAGCGCCGGCCGGGCCGTTTGGGGCGTATACGGATTATATTGCCCCGTGGTACAACGCGGCGGCGATTCTGACCGCCCTGGAGTACAAGCGCCGGACCGGGCAGGGCCAGCATATCGACCTGTCGCAGGCCGAGGCCTCGCTGCACTTCATGGCTCCGGCCCTGCTGGACTATACCGCCAACGGCACAGTCCAGAGCCGGGCCGGCAACGACGACCGCAACTATGCCCCCCACGGCGTCTATCCGGCGGCCGGCAACGACGCCTGGATCGCCATTGCGACCCAGACCGAGGCGCAGTGGCAGGCTCTGTGCCGGGTCATTGAGCGACCCGAGTGGGCCAGCGACGAGCGTTTTGCCACCGTCGAGGGCCGGCGCGCCCATGGGGACGAAATCGACGCCGCCATCGCGGCCTGGACGAGCCGTCACGACGCGTTTGGGGCCGAATCCCGACTCCAGCAGGACAAGGTTCCGGCCAGCGCGGTGCGGACCATGCACCAGCTGTACCAGGACCCCCAGCTGCTCCAGCGCGAACACTTTGTTGACCTGGAGCACCCCCAGCACGGCACGACCACGGTTGAGGGCTCGCGCTTCAAACTGTCCCGCACCCCGGCCCAGATCGGTGGCGCGGCGGCCACCTTGGGCCGTGAAAACCAGTATGTGCTGGAAAAAATTCTGGGCTACAGCCAGGAAAAGATCACCGAGCTGGTGAGCGCCGAGGTGCTGGAGTAG
- a CDS encoding CoA transferase → MENEQPLADVKVLDFMWAMAGPGSTRILADYGATIVRVESTTRFDAVRMVGPFHDGQPGPESSGLFYNMNTGKLPITLNMSKAPAKEVILDLVRRSPPGR, encoded by the coding sequence ATGGAAAACGAACAGCCGCTGGCAGATGTCAAAGTGCTTGATTTCATGTGGGCGATGGCCGGGCCGGGCTCAACCCGGATTCTGGCCGATTACGGGGCGACCATCGTCCGGGTCGAGTCCACCACCCGCTTCGATGCGGTCCGCATGGTCGGTCCCTTCCACGACGGCCAACCCGGCCCGGAGAGTTCGGGCCTGTTCTACAATATGAACACCGGCAAGCTGCCCATCACCCTGAATATGTCCAAGGCTCCGGCCAAAGAGGTGATTCTGGATCTGGTGCGTCGTTCTCCCCCCGGGCGATGA
- a CDS encoding CoA transferase, protein MAPQPGGWRPFFRTNPYNRNKRAVTLDISQPEGKQLLRRLVAGAHFLTESELPGTLAELGLGYEDLAADNPGLIYVSITPFGQNGPKASHADSDLVILASGGPLILTGDDDRPPVRVSVPQGYLHASAGAAVAALIASHERHRSGKGQHIDISAQQAVAQATQSTILAGPLNDAEISRMSGGTKIGDLPIRLVWPAKDGHVAITYLFGSAFAHFTKRLMDWIYEEGLCDEATQQTDWVAYGGYLFSGPEAIEDYKRLTQIVEDFTLTKTKAELLQGALDRGLLVAPVTTLDEVVNSQQLASRDYWTSVDHGQLGRAIRYPGPFAKFSAAPITYRRRPPRLGEHNREIYGQELGLSPAQLDQLQTKGVI, encoded by the coding sequence GTGGCTCCTCAGCCCGGCGGTTGGCGCCCTTTTTTCAGAACGAACCCCTATAACCGCAACAAGCGGGCCGTGACACTCGATATCAGCCAGCCCGAGGGCAAGCAGCTGCTGCGGCGTCTGGTCGCCGGCGCCCATTTTCTGACCGAGTCGGAACTGCCCGGCACGCTGGCCGAACTGGGGCTGGGCTATGAGGATCTGGCTGCGGACAACCCCGGCCTGATCTATGTCTCGATCACGCCCTTTGGCCAGAACGGCCCCAAGGCCAGCCATGCCGACAGCGATCTGGTCATTCTGGCCTCCGGTGGCCCGCTGATCCTGACCGGCGACGACGACCGTCCGCCGGTGCGGGTCAGCGTGCCCCAGGGCTATTTGCACGCCAGCGCCGGGGCGGCGGTGGCCGCGCTGATTGCCTCACACGAACGCCACCGCTCGGGCAAGGGCCAGCACATCGACATCTCGGCCCAGCAGGCGGTGGCCCAGGCCACCCAGTCCACTATCCTGGCCGGTCCGCTCAACGACGCCGAGATCAGCCGCATGTCCGGCGGCACGAAAATCGGCGACCTGCCGATTCGCCTGGTATGGCCGGCCAAGGACGGCCATGTGGCCATCACCTATCTGTTCGGCTCGGCCTTTGCCCATTTCACCAAACGCCTGATGGACTGGATCTACGAAGAGGGCCTGTGTGATGAGGCGACCCAGCAGACCGACTGGGTCGCCTACGGCGGCTATCTGTTCAGCGGCCCGGAGGCTATTGAGGACTACAAGCGGCTGACCCAAATCGTCGAGGACTTCACCCTCACCAAGACCAAGGCCGAGCTGCTGCAAGGCGCGCTCGACCGGGGCCTGCTGGTCGCCCCGGTCACCACCCTGGACGAGGTGGTCAACAGCCAGCAGCTGGCTTCGCGCGACTATTGGACCTCGGTCGACCACGGCCAGCTCGGCCGGGCGATCCGCTATCCCGGTCCGTTTGCCAAGTTCAGCGCTGCTCCGATCACCTATCGACGCCGTCCACCCCGGCTCGGCGAGCACAACCGTGAGATATATGGGCAGGAACTGGGCCTGAGTCCGGCCCAACTCGACCAACTCCAGACCAAGGGGGTCATCTGA